One genomic segment of Mobula hypostoma chromosome 2, sMobHyp1.1, whole genome shotgun sequence includes these proteins:
- the LOC134358698 gene encoding flap endonuclease GEN homolog 1, producing the protein MGVNDLWQILEPVKEYVPLQSLKGKTLAVDMSLWVCEAQTVKGMMGTVNKPHLRNLFFRISYLTLMDVRLVFVAEGTAPKLKADTMSKRNEMRHGGTRKPGSCTVQTGRSRFKSVLRECCELLDYLGNPWVCAAGEAEAMCAYLNENGYVDGCITNDGDAFLYGAQTVYRNLTINTKDPHVDCYKMSAIKSQLGLDRDALIGLAILLGCDYLPKGVPGVGKELALRLVVTMNGQSLLQRFKLWKREFDETAGTHDSIVKKKAHCSLCQHSGFAGKHATKGYQLSLSDQSCLLHSNVYQCPCDCHQAEEKRKNNSLENIIKKKATACEYFPFEEVIQEFLISKEQPIQKAQWRRPKLLLLQNFVLDKMEWPRHYTCEKVLPLLSHYDMTERRLGKKDTGHLQPVRIVKIRIRNGIPCFEIQWEKPEHYVFSNEQSEDSQNTVTTIEEQLLFGTAYPDITAQFHREKAEGKEKKHQKSKNKKRDRAVPVPDEISQLMSRMNLQPLHKGLAAKVEPGPKSSGQQTNPSSYTYMSSCVKVSTDYSVLPEEFWKESKEIISQPANHQSAEDEKSDNETLFLRASENRMSPSTTSPSVSSLVAELHLSDIDWNQSFSTPHSECTPTIQSDTSEQVPLVTSANCCVPISSSIKLTEDEASKENIADPSQECVRKNMELFHEDTFMLQDFDQLPLKERILLKNSCQFITLPQPNFNSRENNFLLCSTSVQGDLPSVGEHTESLVEEELANNFKKKKLTRTVFSETQEAGSESYSSDKAAGHHTRSLTVPEKKILKDSMKRFVGTRDPTVFSNQISKLASSSSTVEKNKLSKQLKMKRANGSGSTVATSVCCNMYLSSEDSDTENSIIRKQRRGIRLRAEKNTLIPFCSSKLDQPQQNKSRPISGRICSINNQAETVNVNIVGKSAQLQLMAKDSKDDKSQKNTLETKIHRGNNAILLESPLRGLENYKHFNVDEDSIIVISDSPLPLSERLNLCLQSS; encoded by the exons ATGGGAGTGAATGATCTGTGGCAGATTTTGGAGCCTGTTAAAGAATATGTTCCATTGCAAAGTCTTAAGGGGAAAACGTTAGCTGTGGATATGAGTTTATGGGTCTGCGAGGCTCAAACGGTGAAGGGTATGATGGGAACAGTGAACAAGCCGCATCTCAG gaATTTGTTTTTCCGCATTTCATATCTCACTTTGATGGATGTGAGACTTGTCTTTGTGGCGGAAGGTACTGCACCAAAACTGAAGGCTGACACAATGAGTAAACGGAATGAGATGCGACATGGTGGGACCAGGAAGCCAGGAAGTTGTACTGTTCAGACTGGAAGATCCCGTTTTAAATCTGTTCTTAGAGAG tGTTGTGAATTGCTGGATTATTTGGGTAATCCATGGGTTTGTGCCGCTGGTGAGGCTGAAGCTATGTGTGCCTATCTGAATGAAAATGGATATGTTGATGGTTGCATCACCAATGATGGTGATGCTTTCCTATACGGTGCTCAGACTGTGTACAGAAATTTGACAATAAACACAAAG GATCCTCATGTGGACTGCTACAAAATGTCAGCAATAAAATCCCAGTTAGGCCTTGACCGGGATGCATTAATTGGATTGGCAATTCTGCTTGGATGTGACTACCTTCCAAAA GGAGTTCCAGGGGTTGGGAAGGAATTGGCTTTGAGGTTGGTTGTGACAATGAATGGGCAGAGTCTGCTTCAAAG GTTTAAGCTATGGAAAAGAGAGTTTGATGAAACTGCTGGTACTCATGATTCCATTGTTAAAAAGAAAGCACACTGCTCATTGTGCCAACACTCAG GATTCGCTGGGAAGCATGCAACCAAAGGTTACCAGTTGTCTCTGAGTGACCAGTCTTGTTTACTGCATAGCAATGTCTACCAATGTCCTTGTGATTGTCATCAGGCAGAGGAGAAGAGGAAAAACAACTCTCTGGAGAACATCATCAAAAA AAAAGCCACAGCTTGTGAGTATTTTCCATTCGAAGAG GTGATCCAAGAATTTCTTATCAGCAAAGAACAGCCAATTCAAAAAGCTCAGTGGAGGCGTCCAAAGCTGTTACTACTTCAG AATTTTGTTCTGGATAAAATGGAATGGCCTAGACATTACACATGCGAAAAAGTGCTGCCATTACTTTCACATTACGACATGACGGAGAGAAGACTAGGTAAAAAGGACACTGGCCACTTACAGCCTGTAAG AATTGTCAAAATAAGAATCCGGAATGGGATTCCATGCTTTGAAATTCAGTGGGAAAAACCAG AACACTATGTTTTCTCAAATGAACAGTCTGAAGATTCTCAGAATACTGTGACAACCATTGAGGAGCAACTTTTGTTTGGAACGGCGTATCCAGACATTACTGCTCAATTTCATAGAGAGAAAGCtgaaggaaaggagaagaagcaTCAAAAAA GTAAAAATAAGAAAAGAGACAGAGCAGTACCAGTGCCTGATGAAATCTCGCAATTAATGTCAAGGATGAATTTACAACCTCTTCATAAAGGTTTGGCTGCAAAAGTGGAACCTGGTCCAAAAAGTTCAGGTCAACAAACAAATCCCTCCAGCTACACATATATGAGCTCTTGTGTTAAAGTTTCTACTGATTATTCTGTGTTGCCCGAAGAATTCTGGAAGGAATCTAAAGAAATAATTTCCCAACCTGCAAAtcatcagagtgcagaagatgaaAAATCTGACAATGAGACTTTATTTCTCAGAGCATCAGAAAATAGGATGAGTCCCTCTACTACTTCCCCATCAGTATCTTCACTGGTTGCAGAGCTGCATTTAAGTGACATTGACTGGAATCAATCATTTAGTACACCACATTCAGAGTGTACTCCTACAATACAAAGTGATACTTCTGAACAAGTTCCATTAGTGACTAGTGCGAATTGTTGTGTTCCCATTAGCTCTTCCATCAAATTAACAGAGGATGAGGCATCGAAGGAAAACATTGCAGACCCTTCTCAGGAGTGTGTTCGAAAAAACATGGAGCTATTTCATGAGGATACATTTATGTTGCAGGATTTTGATCAGCTGCCTTTAAAAGAACGAATTCTATTGAAGAATTCATGCCAATTTATAACTTTGCCTCAACCAAATTTTAATTCTCGCGAAAACAACTTCTTGCTGTGTTCTACTTCTGTTCAAGGCGATTTGCCATCTGTTGGAGAACATACTGAGTCTCTTGTTGAAGAAGAACTcgcaaataattttaaaaaaaagaagctGACCAGGACTGTGTTTTCAGAAACTCAGGAGGCAGGAAGTGAAAGTTACTCGTCTGATAAAGCTGCTGGTCATCATACCAGGTCATTGACTGTACCTGAAAAGAAGATTTTAAAAGATTCAATGAAAAGGTTTGTTGGAACTCGTGATCCAACTGTGTTTTCAAACCAAATTTCAAAGCTAGCGAGCTCCTCCTCTACAGTGGAAAAGAACAAATTAAGCAAACAGCTCAAAATGAAACGAGCGAATGGGAGTGGATCAACAGTTGCAACAAGTGTGTGTTGCAACATGTATCTGTCTAGTGAAGATAGTGATACAGAGAATTCAATAATTAGAAAGCAAAGACGAGGCATCAGATTAAGAGCTGAGAAGAACACGCTGATCCCATTCTGCTCTTCAAAACTGGATCAACCTCAACAGAACAAGTCCAGGCCTATCTCTGGTAGAATTTGTAGCATAAACAATCAGGCTGAAACAGTTAATGTTAATATTGTAGGGAAAAGTGCCCAATTACAATTAATGGCCAAGGACAGTAAAGATGATAAATCCCAGAAAAATACTTTAGAAACTAAAATACATAGAGGCAACAATGCCATTCTGCTGGAATCACCATTGAGAGGTCTGGAAAATTACAAGCATTTCAATGTTGATGAGGATTCCATTATAGTAATAAGTGACAGTCCTCTTCCACTTTCTGAAAGGCTGAATCTTTGTCTCCAGAGTAGTTGA